A stretch of the Pelmatolapia mariae isolate MD_Pm_ZW linkage group LG23, Pm_UMD_F_2, whole genome shotgun sequence genome encodes the following:
- the gpr17 gene encoding uracil nucleotide/cysteinyl leukotriene receptor: MESATMHLPSNQSSESCVVLETTIENQLFGWFYLVVFVLALSGNSLALWIFSHQRGISSPANVFLIHLAVADLSYVIILPLRATYHFTGGHWPLGEVPCRVVGFLFYVNMYASLYFLACVAGDRYLAVVHAVRSLKIRRARYAQIISFSLWVLVTVSMAPLLVTHQTAQVDNMTVCLQLYREKASRNALISLAVAFMPPFLATLSCYLLIIHSLHRGSRLEPALKLRALRTIGLVMLIYVVCFLPYHMSRATFILGYSHPDVSCQTRRGLSLANRLTSSLTCLNGAMDPLVYLFGAEKFRGTLRRLFCKDNGGMSGATSGELKGTHESSVSAKSEF, encoded by the coding sequence aTGGAGTCTGCTACAATGCATCTGCCATCCAATCAGTCATCAGAGAGCTGTGTAGTGCTGGAGACCACGATCGAGAACCAGCTGTTTGGATGGTTCTACCTCGTGGTTTTTGTTCTGGCGCTGAGCGGTAACAGTTTGGCTCTCTGGATTTTCTCTCACCAGCGTGGCATTTCTTCTCCGGCTAACGTCTTCCTGATTCATCTGGCTGTGGCAGACTTATCGTACGTCATCATCCTCCCACTCAGGGCCACCTACCACTTTACAGGAGGCCACTGGCCCCTAGGCGAGGTGCCCTGCCGGGtggtgggttttttgttttatgtcaaCATGTATGCCAGCCTGTACTTCCTGGCCTGTGTAGCAGGGGATCGATACTTGGCTGTGGTTCACGCTGTGAGGTCACTGAAGATTCGTCGCGCTCGCTATGCTCAGATCATCAGCTTCTCTCTTTGGGTCCTAGTTACTGTCTCCATGGCACCGCTGCTTGTCACCCATCAGACTGCACAGGTGGACAACATGACGGTGTGTTTGCAGCTATACAGGGAGAAGGCCTCACGCAACGCTCTGATCTCGCTGGCTGTCGCCTTCATGCCGCCTTTCCTCGCCACTCTTTCCTGTTACCTCCTCATCATTCACAGCCTGCATCGCGGCTCCAGGTTGGAGCCGGCGCTCAAGCTAAGGGCCCTGCGCACCATTGGCCTGGTTATGCTCATCTACGTGGTCTGTTTTCTGCCTTATCATATGAGTAGGGCCACCTTCATCCTGGGCTACAGCCACCCAGACGTCTCATGCCAGACACGCAGAGGCCTGAGCCTGGCCAACCGCCTCACCTCCTCCCTCACCTGCCTGAATGGTGCTATGGACCCGCTGGTCTACCTGTTTGGGGCGGAGAAATTCCGCGGCACACTACGGCGATTGTTTTGTAAAGATAATGGCGGGATGTCAGGGGCCACCAGCGGAGAGTTAAAGGGAACACATGAGAGCTCTGTGAGTGCCAAATCTGAGTTCTGA